In Lytechinus pictus isolate F3 Inbred chromosome 17, Lp3.0, whole genome shotgun sequence, the genomic window TCTCCGGCTACAAACAGGAGAGTGTCGTCTGCCAGTGTCTCTTCTAGTATGTTGATGTGTGTCTTGCACTCCGAGCCAATGAATGCCAAAATGGAGTAACGCAAACACAACACATTCGTGAGCAATCACACAAACAAATAAACGCACAAACATACACAATAAATCATCATGGCACAAATAATTGCAGAAAAATTGCAAGAATTTTGGGAAATATTCCGAAAATATTTTCCGGTTCCCCTTCTGTGTTTCTTTTGGTGGTTGTTCATAGCTATTCCATCcttatattttgatttcttttccgTGCtcggtttgtttgttttgttgtccatcttcctctcatttttaATAATTGTGTTTCATAGTTTTGTTTTAATGTTATGTTTGTCTGTCTTGCATGTGAATTAAGTTTAATCGGAACATCCTAATTGGGGAAGGGAATTACACACCAGCAAACACTCACACacaaaagcaaacaaacaaacaaaagtcATATGCAGCACATGCAATCACAAACAAAGAGACAATATCCGATAGCCAATACACACACTTACAGACAAACATGCAAAACACATATGCACATACAGTCACAAAGAGACAACCATACACCAGCAAACACAAGCACACAAACATACAAGAGACATACAGGAGACAATTGCCCTGgcaacaacccccccccccccccgtacatGACGCCGGTGTCTAGTGAGTGCGATCACTAGCAATTCTTTGACGTTTCAGAATGCTGTCATCTACTAGCAAAAAGGTGAAAACGTCGTCTGCTTGCACCGTGATGTGCATAATTTGATGGACTTACAAACAATTATACACCAGCAAAAATATCCACTCAGACAAACATACAAAAAGACATACGACCATACAGACATTGAGACACTAACACACCAGCAGAAACATCCAAAACCATACGCACATGCAAAGAGAAATTTATCCACCAGCAAACACACACCTAGACAAAAAAACACATACAAAGAGACAATTATCCATCAGCAAACGCcgacaaaaaagaaaaacatataaGCTCAATAATTACACACTTACAAGATGACAATCATGCACCAACAAACACACTCAAGCATATTAAAACACATCTTTAggtttatttttaattggtCCAATGCCAACTCGTCAAATTaatggtctaattgccacttTGTCTACTATTTTCTCTAATAACCACTTTGTCCAATAGcgatttagtccatataccatttggtctaattggactaagtgttaattgggcgaaatgaacaaaaataaaatggatattacaccaactggttatgagacgaaatggtcatagacgtattggtgattagacgaagtaatgattggaccaaaagGTTGTttgacgaaatgttgatggacggaatggtattagactaaatgaaggtagaccatgtgatggtGAGTGGACGGGTTGGCAGTAGACGATTTTGCAATTTTAATATTCTCACTTTATAAGTCTCTTATCCTCGCTATATTGGAATATGCCTACGCAGCGTGGCATCCTAACACCATTCAACAGGAAAGGCAACTGGAATGAGTACAGCGAACAGCTACACGGCTGGCCCTCAAGCAGCGGAAGGGAGATATGTCTTATGAGTCTTGCCTCAAGAAGGGATTATTTGCTCTGTTcctttattttcaaatgttaaCATGGTCACATTCAATGTGAATCTCTCTCACGAAATGTCCTCATCAATTCCCGTCATCAAGAGCTCCTTACATTATGTCATCTGTCTTCTCGAACCCaagctctctttctctcacccTCTCGCCGTTTCCCAAGAATACGGAATGCTCTCTCCACTGAAGTAAGGGATGCTGCTGTTCTCAATTCATTACCTTCCTTCCTCCTTTCTCTAAAAAAATCCCACTTTGccaaaagataagaaataagACTAATTTTAACTTCATTTTTGTTTGGGTTTCTTAAATTATAAATCATTATATTCTTAATTATATTCCATTATATTAGATATGCTTATATTAATTTACTGTGTTAATCTCCACATTGCCGtattagtatacaaataatgaatgtttatgagtgcaatggacagaatacttcatgaggtgaaagatgaaaggatccattcaacgaggcgtagcggAGTtcaatggatcattatttcatctttcaccgaatgaagtattctgtccattgcacgaatgaaaaaaacattcattatttggtttatatgacacctaaaaattgatttttgttttcatatgaaatttgtgaatttcggtgcaaaacatgctcatgcagtgcgagtttgGTCTGTTGAgtgttacgtcattacaacatgcgcactgctggtgcctgcagctgcagtctcggtgcgcgcGCCCGTGCAATGGATAagatcgtatggatccaaaattgcacgatgaatggatccaaaattgcacggtggATGACGTtattgcaaaatgggctgaatgaacgatatcgaacaaccaatcaaatcacaaggatctatctaggtgtcatataatatacaaataatgaatgtttatgagtgcaatggacagaatacttcatgaggtgaaagatgaaaggatccattcaacgaggcgtagcggAGTtcaatggatcattatttcatctttcaccaaatgaagtattctgtccattgcacgaatgaaaaaaacattcattatttggtttatatgacacctaaaaattgatttttgttttcatatgaaatttgtgaatttcggtgcaaaacatgctcatgcagtgcgagtttgGTCTGTTGAgtgttacgtcattacaacatgcgcactgctggtgcctgcagctgcagtctcggtgcgcgcGCCCGTGCAATGGACAagatcgtatggatccaaaattgcacgatgaatggatccaaaattgcacggtggATGACGTtattgcaaaatgggctgaatgaacgatatcgaacaaccaatcaaatcacaaggatctatctaggtgtcatataattaCATATAACTAGAGAATGATTGAAAGTAATAATTAGAAAGGCAGTCTACTGGTCATTAATAAAtagactagaaaaaaaaatgatgatgagtATTGTATTACTATTCtgatttatatgacacctagatagatccttgtgatttgattggttgttcgatatcgttcattcagcccattttgcaataACGTCATccaccgtgcaattttggatccattcatcgtgcaattttggatccatacgatctTGTCCATTGCACGGGCgcgcgcaccgagactgcagctgcaggcaccagcagtgcgcatgttgtaatgacgtaacacTCAACAGACcaaactcgcactgcatgagcatgttttgcaccgaaattcacaaatttcatatgaaaacaaaaatcaatttttaggtgtcatataaaccaaataatgaatgtttttttcattcgtgcaatggacagaatacttcattcggtgaaagatgaaataatgatccattgaACTccgctacgcctcgttgaatggatcctttcatctttcacctcatgaagtattctgtccattgcactcataaacattcattatttgtataacatTACTCAGCTTCtgcatttcattattattttatagaaATTTCGCCAAACATTGGGCTAGATTATATTTTGTGTGATGTGTTTTCTAAGTTGATATTTGTACGCAGTACGACATGTGGGGGTAATATGCTTCCGAGCAATAGCTATTTCTTATGCTTTTATCACCACTGACCAGCGTGTAGCACTGCTCCATtctgtattgtttgtttgtacCATGTATAATGTCATCTATGCTTGTATCATGAgttggtcaaataaataatagtaataataataattttaatttaccgATCTTTACACCCCTTCACAGACAAATTCAATCAATCGTTTTCAGAGAAaggcaaaatgaaataaacataaacAAGATATATGCATGAGTGTTCTTGTCATTTTAGTATTCACATATCTTTGTCTTGCTCATATTcttcaataattattatcaatttcaGTTTTGAAGTATGTTCCCGTACAAAAATTTTCCCAAGGTGGGGGGAGGTGGGTCAAGACGAAAAAACCCAAAAGCGAGGAAGTAAAgtgaccaagcttgtcattgggGAGCttgtgcattttctaaagtgaaatcCAAGGATTTCTGCAAAATTTTGTCAGAGTGCGAACAGTTTTCAGAAAGAGTgtataaggtttttttttttttttttttttttttgggggggggcaatggtCCCCCACCCCTTCCCATTAAATGATTTTAACTTTGATTAGTtggtttgttttatataaaacAAGAGTATATTTGATGCTCTGACtgaaatattgctaaaattttcaaaaaggtaACAGTTACTCAACAGCAAATTGTGGGTTTTTCCCCATAtcaataatacactgtccaacATGTGCATATTCCTGCGATTCCTAAAGCACAGTAAAAAGCGCTAGTATTACAGGCACCAGGCATGCCGGGTGTTGTAGGTTTTTTGGCTACATGAAATgccccttctttcctttcttcattTTAAGTAGTTGATATATGTTTTCCTTACATTATCACTTTGGTCTTTTTTtcttcgtctccttcgtcaacCTTTTTGAAAGAGcaggaagaaaaaggaaatatgaacaaatgaattaatttacccattatcttcttttttttggacGTAAATGTATGATGGAAACAGAAACGGctgatttattctttttttttcgctgCTCATTCTCTCAATAATGTTGgtgtcgccccccccccccccccaccctcctcCATCCATTTCGCATTCGGCAGCACGCCCCTCCTTTTCATCCAACACCATTGTTGGTATATGTTTTTCTAGGACATGTCATGCATGTGGGGAGAAACTTCTCGCTTGATGCCCGCCAGTCAAGGCAATGACGAAAATCGTATGTTTGCAAGCACACGGTCTATAAGGCTCGTaatctgaagtcaggtttaacttaaactcaggtttaaagttctGGTtcaagtatggatagccaattgttacataaatcactaactgACAGtaaagatatcatatttcagctcatttggctatcaaatcattcataattgtctagtaagtataaatagattattgtcttcatcatcgatgaatcaggaaagagcacagttaaCGTAggaaacgtacaacttaataaacattttgacacttttggctttccataattctaGCACAGAGTTCGACCATGGTTtgagttaaacctgacttcagaatacgggcctaagtgtgtatttgagttttgtcagacgtgtatcaatcagatatgattatttacgtctgggaccgacctttaacgtcaccatccgaaagacgtgaccagggctcgaacctcgaacctctgcatcaatttgtaacttccccacagcttggattaaaggcgcacgccacaacgcccttAGACGAGGCGCGCACTTTaaggggcactcgttaacacaATGAGATGGTTAATTttcaggtgaaagggacacagaaCGCGTTCGTAATAGCTtgtaaaaatactgataaacttaaatatcattttattacatttcGTATTCTAAGCCCCAAGACTCTAATTATCCGTGTAAAATCTCGAAAAATGATATTAGGTTTCAGAAAATAACAAGAATATATTGGCTTCTTTACACAAAAGACTCactccataaaaaaaaaaacaatatacctTTCGCCTCCTTCCAAATGCATTTACAATCATTTATTCAGCTTTCAAACATAATTATCCGACAAAACATTAAACataacaatacaaaagaaataatttggaaaaatacctAATTATCTGCATCACCAATAATCatgaatgaaaggaaaataatttataatattttccCCATACTCCAGGGTTCTGGAATATTCTCTGAGCGCAATGAATATGTTTTACCTGATAATTGCAATAActacttttaaaataatttcgAACATCAAAGTTCAGCGTTCGAACCTAGTTAAGTAGCCTAGGCATTATCGTCATAAATATGAGCAGAACGAGAAACACTAACAGGACTCTAATAGGGCGTTACAAGAAACttacgatcaattgcaagtcaatttttggtccctaaatcccTCAAATGTCTTGCActcaattgcaaatttatgaTTAATTGCTAATCTACTCCCGGAAAGAAGgggtgtaatctgatttgctacaactaacgttgatctatcagttgtaataTTGCAACAAaacatttgcaattgattgcaaatactttcttgcaacacccttTACGGTGTTTTCGCAACAGCTATGCAGACGCTTTTTGTAACGTAGAGAACCCATCTTCAAATGCCCGTCATGACAGTTAAACCTTTGTCGAAAGTCTGTGAGTCGTAACAGGAGTTTCGTCTGTGACCCTGGACACACGACATATTTGCGATTTATTTTCGTCAGCTGTGAAACgtcggacgaaactgctgttcctaTTCGCCGACCCTCGACAAAGACTTCCTTTTGATTTGACTTGTTGCATTGTGGGATTCATTTCGCTGAGCGAAATACCCGTATTGTCATTAGGTGTCTGTAATCGGTGCTTCTCAAATGCTGTATTATTAGTATTCACTTTTACTACAATGTGTCAGACTTcatttacataaaatttccttacaaaataaatttaaatttaagGGCACCAGATTTTGTGAAAAGTATTTGAAATCCCTCCAAATTAAATACCCATATAGGTCTTTATGACACATTCGGAGCTAACCTAATTATAATTTCTTTCCTTGAGCCACAGATGAGGTAAAGCATTAAAAATAGcaattttatgacttttattGGTCGTCCAACCGGATTCCAatatatttcatgaacattaaagtttacagtTTGTTAAACATTCGATACTTATTAAATTctaaaaaaggggggaaaatgaCGCTAAAATGTCTTTTAGAAAACCTAGCCGTAAATCAGCCTCTGATCATCGTTATACCACAGGTTTGCCCCTTAACACTGTTAACAATCAGTATTTGCCTCGATGACAAAGTAGTCAGGAGGTGGAGGATGGTTGTCTATGGCAATGTCAAGCTTTCCGTAGTTCTCCTCGCTGACACCCGGATCTTCAGAGGACACGTCTTTTGCTGCCTGACCCTGTCCCGATGCGTGGAATGGAATATCATGACGCTTGAGATGCTGATAGAGATCCTGGTGAGCCAGGACAGGTTGTCCATTCTTGTCCTGCAGTTTTAAGGACTCGATTTCTTCTGATGATAGGATCTCCAGATAGTCACACTCGCCTGGAGACGGTTTCGGACGCTGGGTCTCCTTTTCAGAGACACCCTTGTCCTTCGTGAAAGGTGGCACCGTGTCTTTGCTGGATGTTGGCTCGCTGGTGCCATCTAAGGTCTCGTATCCCATGCCTCGGCTCATACACCTGGACAACATTGGGGAACCTGACACTGGCAACTTCTCCGTAGATCGGGACACCTTCTTGTTGGAATCCAGACTTCCTTCCTTAGGTAGTTCCAGAAGGTCATAGGCATTCTTTCCGACTTCGCGATTGTCTTTGGCGTTTGGAGATGGCGAATGACCTTTCTTGTCTTTCTTCTCGATCTCTTGATAGATGGTGTCTCCATCCTTTGGGGGAGGACTTAGAGGAAAGCTCGGGTAGTGATAAGTACCTTCATCGGGATCTTCAATGGTCCTGATGTTCCCGAGTTGAAATCCGGTGTTATCATGGCCTTTGTCGAGCGTTGGCTTAGAATTTCTTTCCTGTGACTTTTCTGCGACTTGTGACCTGTTCATTTGTTGAAAAAACCAACGATACCGTTCTATTTATATAATCTTTCGGCAATACATCATTTGCCACAATAGCTAGTAAAAACACACATTCACTAAAAGCATAGTTGTAGCGACTCGTatctttgaattaaaataaagaaacagATAGTTTCACGTTGTGTTTTAATACATGCTACGGGGGAGGGGTTGTAAGGATTagtgaacaaaaacttgaagaaagaaattataaaacCTGTCTTTAagagaaatattacattttaaaatttcccagaacagttatcatggttatatacacatcctgccCGGTATGCAAAGCTTTATAtggcaaatgaggggactgatgaaaTCACCCACCcactatttctttatatttcattaggtgaaatatcaaatactttaatttttttttcattgtattgtcaaacaattttttttattcttcttacCTCTTTCGGCGGAAGATAGCAATCAGAAGAACGGAGACCACCACCAGACCAATGAAGACCGAGATGCCAGCAATGACAGGAAGCGCTGATGAATCTGAAGAGGGCTCTGAAAACAAAACCCCCGCAAGGGTAAAAGGTTTTAGTATCACCATGATCACAGGCGACGGAAGCGGGAGATCAAGGGAGTAGTCGTCCTCCTTGTAACCAAATTGGAAAGGGGCCCTTTATGATTTACCACACATTAACCATACATCTAAACGTATGAAACAGTTTAACCCAACTTGACGTCGAGACTGATTGAACTGAATAAATTTCAGTCATACCGGCAAATTAGAATCCAAaccgacaattttttttttctctttttttttaacacttgCACACGTTGGTATCAATAATACATAAAGAATTTATTTGGTGCAAGAAAAAAGGGCAATATTGATAAATTGCCTTGGTGAAGGGCCGTGTCGGGAATCTAACACCGGACTTTTATAGTCCTGAAAGATATTATATAActtacaaaaaacaaacaacatcGGTTGGTTCGGAATCGGTTTCATTAGTGTGACGGTAGGGCTTGATCTTACCTGGATCGCCGGCGTTCATAGAGATCTTGGCATCGTGTAAGTCGACGTCAGCGATGACGAGTCGTAAACTCCCGTGGGCTGTGAATGTTATCTATCATAAAATAGTGTGGGAATAAAAATCTTTAAGAAGGGATTGCCACCACTTCCTTGCTTGAACTGTAATATGCCCGCATGTGTCTGTACGTTCTCTTTACACGATTACATGTCaaactgtttatttttattcacttcTTGATCAGCAGATAATCATGACCGTCATAGTATTTCTTTTTCAAGGAAAGGCAACTAGTCATTATGTCGGTCCTTTAGATTGGTAATAACTTGGGTCATAAAATTGGAAAGGGAAGTGCATTTGGAGTTCTTAGAAGGAAGATAAATACCAGgccaaaaaagaaaattgatttaaagaCATTTTTTGTCCCAAGAATAAATTACACATTACAATGATTAATGTTTTTGTCTGTTTTAGTTGTTTGTGTactttgttgttgtgtttttatcttttttttatcttttttcttttttgctcgtgaaatacaaaaatagacGTAGAAAACTTATGAGGGGTgtgaaaagaatatatataaacGGGGAGTAGAAAGTTGGGTCAGGTAGAGCTCTGGATGAAGGAGAGAGAGTGATAAtggaatagaaagagagagaaatgcCTTCAGTTGGGGAGGGGTTGGAAAAGGATAAAGTCAATGAAAACAACAGGATGCCTACCGACAAATCATCGACGTCGCAGTCAACGACCAACTGGGTCACCCCATCTTCCGAAATCCCGAAATTCCTTCTTCCTGGGCATTCCACGGTGACCCTCCCCTCCTCATCCTTGGACTGGCCCCCGCTGGTCCCCATGATACCCTGGTAGTCGAACACGTAACCGAAGGAAGCGTATCCTTTCCCCGCAAGCTGGGTTCCTTTGGGTAAGTGAACTGTGAGCGCGCCCTCATCGGTGGTCGTGCTGCCCTTGTAAACGTAACCATCTGGGATTGGAAAGGTATAAACAGCTGTcatgtttcataaaatgttCTATGATAATAACATATGCACCATTTTATAACAAGTttattatcagccaatcagattgaattaAGGATTTCAATAGCTTCCGTATGGTAttccaaatttgttattatctgATCATTACAAGTTTATGAAACGGACTGTAAGTGTCACCAATGTGTATATAGGGAGCGTTTCATAAGGTGCCTAGGTGTCTGGCGTTTTGTCAGAGATGATTCAACCATCAGTAACCAAAGTAACAGGTAGAGACCTGTGCTTCTCAGACAGTCATCAAAAGTCATGGAAAGTTGGCAGATTCGACAAATTGTCACAAGGTAAACACGTTATCTTCTAGAGTGTAGGGCCTAGGCCCTAGTTTTATTTCTCTATATTATGATTCACCCGCCCGATTGTTTGCTCTTAACTTGGAGGGGGGGTTGGCTAGGGgcaatattttataatgctaaaAATATACTTCCAAAAAATCTGATATTAAAATTCGAAATaagtgaaaatcaataatgattaaaatgtatctttttaggttaaataaggataaaaaaattattaatgatgatgatgatgatgatgatgataatgatgatgatgataatgacgatgatgatgatggtggtgaagatgatgatgatgataatctcCATcaattttatgatgatgatgatgacgacgatgatgatgatgatgaaggaggtgatgatgatgatgatgatgatgatgatgacgatgatgatggtgaagatgatgatgatctccatcaattttatgatgatgatgatggtggtggtgatgatgatgatggtggtagtggtggtgttgGTTGTGATGGCAATAGTCTTAAAATGGTTGAGGTAAAAGTAATGATGAAGATAGCGACAATAACGTTGCAAAAAAAGCTCCCAATACGTTGGTAtattatggtggtggtgtttctgtatgttaaaaaaatctgGTTTACCTGATTTTCGCTTCCAGTGTAAAGTAGATTCCATGTCACATGATGTAGTACTTAGCTTGCAACGGAATATCTCTGTGGTAGAATACCAGAAAACAAAAACGTAAGTAATAATTATAGGAAAATGTGGCCTTAGTGTCCGCCTTAGTGCGAAAAGCAACAAAGAGAGAATGAAGGAAGGCAAATGAGTGTGGATAATACGTCTAATGCGTGACCCTTATCATTTTCAGAGCCACTTATGAATTTCACCCTAATTGTACATAACTCTGCGCTTCGCGCAATATGCTTAGACAAAGTTACAATGGTGAATGAACGCGAATGAAGAAGGCCTGTTGTGTATTTTAAGGCCAATAGAGATCATCTTCCCCTCTTCTTTCGCTTGCTTACCTTTACTCTTCatgaaagagaagaagagagaaaacaaatctttCTCATCTTCATAGCTTTGCATTGGGACGAATTAATGTT contains:
- the LOC135157356 gene encoding uncharacterized protein LOC135157356 encodes the protein MATRRCKIQLQDGESQEVSFPGSVESVIGILDEVRWTITASNQQTRIVFVIEEINWPKTDLKFEDQNPNQVAIRHEGNVFPIFPEYNSHVIKSGIFLSGTHSIRMEMDMPIIAELPSIPSFRMKFTAYTVQEIFRCKLSTTSCDMESTLHWKRKSDGYVYKGSTTTDEGALTVHLPKGTQLAGKGYASFGYVFDYQGIMGTSGGQSKDEEGRVTVECPGRRNFGISEDGVTQLVVDCDVDDLSITFTAHGSLRLVIADVDLHDAKISMNAGDPEPSSDSSALPVIAGISVFIGLVVVSVLLIAIFRRKRSQVAEKSQERNSKPTLDKGHDNTGFQLGNIRTIEDPDEGTYHYPSFPLSPPPKDGDTIYQEIEKKDKKGHSPSPNAKDNREVGKNAYDLLELPKEGSLDSNKKVSRSTEKLPVSGSPMLSRCMSRGMGYETLDGTSEPTSSKDTVPPFTKDKGVSEKETQRPKPSPGECDYLEILSSEEIESLKLQDKNGQPVLAHQDLYQHLKRHDIPFHASGQGQAAKDVSSEDPGVSEENYGKLDIAIDNHPPPPDYFVIEANTDC